The following proteins come from a genomic window of Gimesia chilikensis:
- a CDS encoding bifunctional lysylphosphatidylglycerol flippase/synthetase MprF, whose amino-acid sequence MSSADSHSRQGLQLHQSDQGQTRQGLPVDQLTSQNADRFEQAGTQWRIDPSHQAFDHEPLGLPEEHTETELRDFIFEHGRYFDSYLASEPDRDLFWSQGKRGLISYKRWYRHIIIGGGLIAPEPHKPQLVREFLEYAKQNRLSIAFHNIGEADLPLFQEMQFQVTKWGEDPMIDLDTCTWQGKDYEWVRRQTNYCLRQGMTACEVRPDQLHPVHWSDIISEVIEVADESLTRKPQKKAMRFFEGRIDNHALGRRRLFVARYQGRIEGFVICNPILNGTGWATELYRHRLDSVKGTMAFLIHFVLQQLKQEGVAQAGLCLDLGRDCHRLPGDSALVRHGLRFAENYLTSIFDFTGLRHFKSRFRPRYEKRFACVYPKVTIGSILAFVSTTGVLDLHYGRYSRILYNQHCKRRLRRNLSTGNSTQSESAASLKTNSKPYSLRKSA is encoded by the coding sequence ATGTCGTCAGCTGATTCTCATTCCAGACAGGGCCTGCAACTGCATCAGAGCGATCAGGGGCAGACACGCCAGGGCTTGCCCGTCGACCAGCTGACCAGTCAGAACGCAGACCGTTTTGAACAAGCTGGGACACAGTGGCGGATCGATCCCTCGCATCAGGCATTCGATCACGAACCGCTGGGCCTGCCTGAGGAGCACACAGAAACAGAACTGCGCGATTTTATTTTTGAGCATGGCAGATATTTTGATTCCTATCTGGCTTCCGAACCGGATCGTGATCTGTTCTGGTCTCAGGGGAAACGGGGATTGATCTCCTACAAACGCTGGTACCGGCATATCATCATCGGCGGAGGCCTGATTGCTCCCGAACCCCATAAGCCTCAACTGGTACGCGAATTTCTGGAGTATGCAAAACAGAACCGACTATCAATTGCTTTTCACAACATCGGAGAAGCAGATCTTCCCCTGTTCCAGGAAATGCAGTTTCAGGTGACCAAGTGGGGCGAAGACCCGATGATCGATCTGGATACCTGCACCTGGCAGGGAAAAGACTATGAATGGGTCCGCCGACAGACCAATTATTGCCTCCGGCAGGGGATGACCGCCTGCGAAGTTCGTCCAGATCAACTGCATCCGGTGCACTGGTCCGATATCATCTCCGAGGTCATTGAAGTCGCCGACGAATCGTTGACGCGTAAACCTCAAAAAAAAGCGATGCGATTTTTTGAGGGACGAATTGACAATCATGCACTCGGGCGACGGCGCCTGTTCGTTGCCCGATACCAGGGACGGATCGAAGGCTTTGTGATCTGTAATCCCATTTTGAATGGGACCGGTTGGGCGACAGAACTCTATCGGCATCGCCTGGATTCGGTTAAAGGCACCATGGCCTTCCTGATTCATTTCGTATTACAGCAGCTGAAACAGGAAGGTGTTGCGCAGGCCGGGCTCTGTCTGGATCTGGGGCGTGACTGTCACCGCCTGCCCGGGGACAGTGCGCTGGTGAGGCACGGCTTGCGATTTGCAGAAAATTATCTGACCAGTATTTTTGATTTTACCGGCTTGCGACATTTTAAGAGCCGCTTTCGACCGCGCTATGAAAAGCGGTTTGCCTGCGTTTATCCCAAGGTCACCATCGGTTCGATTCTGGCCTTCGTCAGTACTACCGGCGTCCTCGATCTGCACTACGGACGCTATTCCCGCATCCTCTACAATCAGCACTGCAAACGAAGGCTCCGCCGAAATCTGTCGACTGGTAATTCGACGCAGTCTGAAAGCGCTGCTTCGCTAAAAACGAATTCTAAACCTTACTCTTTGCGGAAGAGTGCCTGA
- a CDS encoding 2-oxo acid dehydrogenase subunit E2, which translates to MYWATKSKPVPLSEIGWINTTYLASTSLRCDPMLVWGTTVDTEELESFLEEQRSRNRTLLTPAHVLVRAVAESLRQHPEVNRRVIGKKVYQYEGVNIVMPMLQTSTGEVDCVFMRKAEDYSLDEIAGFFWESAREKSMQVARDKKRVKEGSTFKNALINLGHWLRLSWILHTSKVGFTAGNWLRAPTIWPWQQGLNHAGAFVNYLGFSGAPPLIAHKPASLPLNAYCIAVTMGATEKRPVVVDDKVVVRKQASLFVRLDHRMVNGNQSAAFINTLRGFLMHPQSLVQQSEDAEVQKRAA; encoded by the coding sequence ATGTATTGGGCGACAAAGAGTAAACCGGTGCCACTCTCCGAGATTGGCTGGATCAATACCACCTATCTCGCGAGTACATCGCTCCGTTGCGATCCGATGCTCGTCTGGGGAACCACGGTCGATACCGAAGAGTTGGAATCCTTTCTGGAAGAGCAGCGCAGCCGCAACCGCACGTTGCTCACTCCCGCGCATGTTCTGGTCCGTGCCGTGGCTGAAAGCCTGCGACAGCATCCAGAAGTCAACCGCCGGGTGATTGGGAAAAAAGTTTATCAGTACGAGGGCGTGAATATCGTCATGCCGATGCTGCAGACCAGCACGGGCGAAGTCGATTGTGTCTTCATGCGGAAAGCCGAAGATTATTCACTCGACGAGATCGCGGGTTTCTTCTGGGAATCTGCCCGAGAAAAATCGATGCAGGTGGCCCGTGATAAAAAACGCGTCAAAGAGGGATCGACGTTTAAAAACGCATTGATCAACCTGGGTCACTGGCTCCGGCTTTCCTGGATTCTACACACATCAAAAGTTGGATTCACGGCCGGCAACTGGCTTCGGGCTCCCACCATCTGGCCCTGGCAGCAGGGACTGAATCATGCCGGGGCATTCGTCAATTATCTGGGATTCTCCGGTGCACCGCCGTTGATTGCCCATAAACCCGCGTCGCTCCCGCTGAATGCATACTGTATCGCCGTCACCATGGGAGCGACTGAAAAACGCCCTGTCGTTGTGGATGACAAAGTCGTCGTGCGTAAACAGGCTTCCCTGTTTGTGCGGCTGGACCATCGTATGGTCAACGGAAATCAGTCTGCAGCGTTCATCAATACGCTGCGCGGCTTTCTGATGCACCCGCAGAGCCTGGTTCAGCAGTCTGAGGATGCAGAAGTTCAGAAACGGGCTGCCTGA
- a CDS encoding acyl carrier protein: protein MSASIQEQLVEFLSSITGQTITDSTELIDSGLLDSLTMMDLLVFVESDFEVRLDFQDIRPDLFKNPATISQLISERQAEQKKAA, encoded by the coding sequence ATGAGTGCATCGATTCAGGAACAACTGGTTGAATTTCTCAGCTCCATCACAGGACAGACAATTACTGACAGCACCGAACTGATTGATTCCGGTCTGCTGGATTCCCTGACGATGATGGACCTGCTGGTCTTCGTCGAATCTGATTTTGAAGTACGACTCGATTTTCAGGATATCAGACCAGATTTATTTAAAAATCCCGCCACGATTTCTCAGCTGATTTCAGAGCGACAGGCAGAGCAGAAAAAAGCTGCCTGA
- a CDS encoding class I adenylate-forming enzyme family protein encodes MVDRLLEITALHSEQPAISTSERTLSYGELILLVRQISEQLSEVAGFESGSRVVLLVPNSVEYIAAFYAVLFAGGVVVPVPANTESGALKNILDSTQAICTITTTPVLRRHPDLEEYTVKGMDSEESVTGTVPVNTLQPVARSAMSLAAIFFTSGSSGMPKGVMLSHGNLISNAQSIQDYLQLQADERPLCILPFHHAFGNSVLQSHILQGAHLILDGNTIFPESILEAMIRHECTSLSAVPDLFRILLERTSFKQTQFPHLRYMSVAGGALPHTQAVEISDVIHPARFFVMYGQTEATARLAYVPPEQLVGVSDGTIGQAIPGVTLQIVDGSGQLVTAGTVGELRARGPNIMQCYWRDAEETRKRIHNGWLYTGDLATFDQSGRIVIKGRRNSLVKISGYRVHPADLEQFALRTFPLSQAVAVPFEAKNTGTRLALYIETTPEDAGLTEAEMLSVCRSQLPRQLVPDRIRILQKIPLNHAMKVDRVKLSELAAVGDL; translated from the coding sequence TTGGTCGATCGACTACTGGAAATCACAGCTCTGCATAGTGAGCAACCCGCGATTTCCACATCTGAGCGGACCTTGAGTTATGGTGAGCTGATTTTGCTGGTCAGACAAATTTCCGAACAGCTGTCTGAGGTCGCCGGTTTTGAATCTGGAAGCCGTGTTGTACTGCTGGTTCCCAATTCCGTGGAGTATATCGCTGCTTTCTATGCAGTCTTGTTCGCTGGCGGTGTCGTTGTGCCTGTTCCAGCGAATACGGAGAGCGGCGCGCTAAAGAATATTCTGGATTCAACGCAGGCGATTTGTACGATTACAACCACCCCGGTTTTAAGGCGTCACCCGGATCTGGAAGAATATACTGTAAAGGGCATGGATTCAGAGGAATCTGTGACCGGAACAGTTCCAGTAAATACACTCCAGCCGGTTGCACGCTCTGCGATGAGCCTGGCTGCGATTTTCTTTACATCCGGTTCCAGTGGGATGCCCAAGGGGGTCATGCTGAGTCATGGGAACTTGATCTCTAACGCACAATCGATCCAGGATTACCTTCAGTTGCAGGCAGACGAACGGCCTTTATGCATCCTGCCTTTCCATCATGCGTTTGGAAACTCTGTACTGCAGTCTCACATTCTACAGGGGGCGCACCTGATTCTGGACGGGAATACCATTTTTCCTGAAAGCATTCTGGAAGCAATGATCCGCCATGAATGCACCAGTCTCTCAGCCGTCCCCGACCTGTTTCGGATTCTGCTGGAACGAACTTCGTTTAAGCAGACGCAGTTTCCACATCTGCGTTATATGTCTGTTGCGGGAGGTGCCCTGCCTCATACACAGGCTGTAGAAATCAGTGATGTCATCCATCCGGCCCGTTTCTTTGTCATGTACGGCCAGACGGAAGCTACAGCTCGCTTGGCCTACGTACCACCGGAGCAACTCGTCGGTGTAAGTGACGGAACCATCGGTCAGGCAATACCTGGAGTAACGCTGCAGATAGTTGATGGAAGTGGACAACTTGTGACTGCAGGAACGGTTGGCGAGCTGCGGGCGCGTGGCCCCAACATCATGCAGTGCTACTGGAGAGATGCGGAAGAGACCCGCAAACGGATACACAACGGCTGGCTCTATACGGGAGATCTGGCCACTTTCGATCAGTCAGGCAGAATCGTCATCAAGGGTCGACGAAATTCACTGGTCAAAATATCCGGTTATCGCGTGCATCCGGCAGATCTGGAGCAATTCGCGTTGCGAACTTTTCCCCTGTCGCAGGCGGTGGCGGTCCCCTTTGAAGCAAAAAATACAGGTACGCGGCTGGCATTGTACATCGAAACCACTCCAGAAGATGCGGGACTCACGGAAGCAGAAATGCTGAGTGTCTGTCGTAGCCAGCTGCCACGCCAACTCGTACCGGACCGGATCCGGATCTTACAGAAAATACCATTAAATCACGCCATGAAAGTCGATCGGGTCAAGCTGTCAGAACTGGCAGCAGTCGGCGATCTGTAA
- a CDS encoding TauD/TfdA family dioxygenase → MQVKTSNLEKPQTLPLLIEPADQGSASLSDLIEYISRERNWLDQTLLEQGGVLLRGFTIQEIDEFQDVAQALIPELKPYVEGQSPRTKVTGNVYTSTEFPAQFRITLHNELSYTKSPPPRIVFHCHLAAETGGETPIVDCRKLYREMSAEILAKFEERGVRYVKNMHGQERGIGKSWMDYFETNDRDQVEAYLKDNDIEFEWTADGNLRTWSIRPGTLAHPVTGEMLWFNQADLWHITNVNERNRAQLLQRFGEENLPTHAYYGDGSPITDEDLAGVRKTLWETAVIFPWQQGDVLALDNFSVAHGRMPYAGPRKILVAMG, encoded by the coding sequence ATGCAAGTGAAGACTTCGAATCTGGAAAAGCCACAAACCCTGCCCCTGCTCATTGAACCGGCCGATCAGGGGTCTGCCTCCCTGAGTGACCTGATTGAATACATCTCACGGGAACGGAACTGGCTGGATCAGACTCTGCTTGAGCAGGGAGGCGTGTTGCTGCGTGGATTCACCATTCAGGAAATTGATGAATTTCAGGACGTGGCCCAGGCGCTGATTCCAGAGTTAAAGCCGTACGTCGAAGGGCAGTCTCCCCGCACAAAAGTGACCGGGAACGTATATACTTCCACCGAATTTCCTGCCCAGTTTCGCATCACGCTGCACAACGAGCTTTCCTATACCAAGTCGCCCCCGCCGCGAATAGTATTCCACTGTCATCTTGCTGCGGAGACCGGCGGAGAAACGCCAATCGTCGACTGCCGAAAGCTCTACCGTGAGATGTCAGCCGAGATTCTGGCGAAGTTCGAAGAACGGGGAGTCCGCTATGTTAAGAACATGCATGGGCAGGAGCGGGGGATCGGCAAGTCCTGGATGGATTATTTCGAAACCAATGATCGGGATCAGGTCGAAGCATACCTCAAAGACAACGACATCGAATTTGAATGGACGGCCGATGGAAACCTGCGTACCTGGTCCATCCGCCCCGGCACGCTGGCCCATCCAGTTACAGGAGAAATGCTCTGGTTTAACCAGGCGGATCTCTGGCATATCACCAATGTGAATGAACGAAACCGCGCTCAGCTGCTACAGCGGTTTGGAGAAGAAAACCTGCCAACCCACGCGTATTACGGAGATGGTTCCCCCATTACCGATGAGGATCTCGCTGGAGTCCGAAAGACCCTGTGGGAGACGGCCGTTATCTTCCCGTGGCAGCAGGGCGATGTGCTGGCCCTGGATAATTTCAGTGTCGCCCATGGCCGGATGCCTTATGCAGGACCACGGAAGATTCTCGTTGCAATGGGATAA
- a CDS encoding class I SAM-dependent methyltransferase family protein: MAHTTAAPESDTDSAAIWLPQDLQQSLERMTRGQRIGNWLINPYKNYLIPASWLKRLLQSSQSELLAETFRRPGGWRAMEILYRKDAPVDLLDRQAILDNPISRASRNRLQTVTQILIDLIQACQSDGPVILMGVGAGPGRHVQTAISRLQLSADEVHAHLIDLDDDAFEYGQQLAEQLGISDCISFLQGDAREIQTVLPDVKPNIVKLIGLIEYLNDQQLHELLSALHTIMVPGGNLVTHGILDPWHGAPSLKRIFNLQHIRRSGDDVRQMLETVGFRVIDQVTEPMGIYPIVTAVKPMVE, translated from the coding sequence ATGGCACATACAACGGCAGCACCTGAGTCAGACACAGATTCTGCTGCGATCTGGCTTCCCCAGGATCTTCAGCAGTCGCTGGAAAGGATGACCCGGGGACAGCGAATCGGGAACTGGCTGATCAATCCTTACAAAAATTATCTGATCCCTGCCAGTTGGCTCAAAAGATTACTACAGTCGAGTCAGAGCGAGTTACTCGCGGAGACCTTTCGCCGTCCTGGTGGCTGGAGGGCTATGGAAATCCTGTACCGGAAAGATGCACCGGTCGACCTGCTGGATCGACAGGCGATCCTGGATAACCCCATTTCCAGAGCTTCACGGAATCGATTGCAGACGGTAACCCAAATCCTGATCGATCTGATTCAGGCTTGTCAGTCGGACGGTCCCGTCATTCTCATGGGCGTCGGTGCTGGCCCGGGTCGTCATGTGCAGACCGCGATTTCTCGATTGCAGTTAAGCGCAGACGAAGTCCACGCCCACCTGATCGACCTGGACGATGATGCCTTTGAATACGGACAACAACTGGCAGAACAACTCGGAATTTCAGACTGTATCAGCTTCCTGCAGGGGGACGCGCGCGAGATTCAGACGGTATTACCCGATGTCAAACCGAATATCGTCAAACTGATCGGTCTCATCGAATACTTGAATGACCAGCAGTTACACGAACTGTTGTCCGCCCTGCATACAATCATGGTCCCGGGGGGAAACCTGGTCACACATGGGATTCTGGATCCCTGGCATGGTGCTCCCTCTCTCAAACGGATCTTCAATCTACAGCACATCAGACGCTCCGGCGATGATGTAAGACAGATGCTGGAAACCGTCGGATTTCGCGTCATCGACCAGGTAACCGAACCGATGGGAATCTATCCGATTGTGACCGCAGTGAAGCCGATGGTAGAGTAA
- a CDS encoding FAD/NAD(P)-binding protein, whose protein sequence is MTHSQPEPFYSGRRGVRKDRTLMKTVAIIGGGFSGTMAAVNLARLSDGPLCIQLINDRYPLGRGVAYGTKREEHLLNVAARNMSAVPDHANHFLDWLRTRVDYSDLPDPQLRETYVPRRIYGDYLRSILANYMQPIDSHHPAEIRVVENEAVDIDYSFDGSAEITLRDGSTLEADRVLLATGNQPPTSLAGEDFTHPAYCADPWGNWMEKIPDPDQDIIVLGTGLSMIDVFLTLSELGWEGNMIAVSHNGMIPQAHFRGIEYPDFLPEEPESLGLENLVQLLEKHCRQLQRIGENPGIVVDRLRPHTQRIWQQFDLEEKQEFLKRYAARWNVIRHRIAQPIHQRVTEAITEGRLKVVRGRITGVTSQNDQVVVDVQNKTGLTQSLEGGLVINCTGPNCGFSGTSVPLFQNLLKRGLIRPDELDMGIDVGADFAVIDAEGNPSEFLFAVGPLMKGTLWETTAVPELRGQAMRVAQLLLDDVALVTPGHDYRMSVEEEHVIEYYI, encoded by the coding sequence GTGACACACTCACAGCCGGAACCCTTCTACTCCGGTCGACGCGGTGTGCGAAAGGACCGGACTCTCATGAAGACAGTGGCGATTATTGGAGGCGGATTCAGCGGGACCATGGCAGCGGTGAATCTGGCACGATTGAGTGACGGTCCGCTCTGCATTCAACTGATCAACGACCGCTATCCACTGGGACGTGGCGTCGCTTATGGCACGAAACGGGAAGAACATCTGTTGAATGTCGCCGCTCGCAACATGTCTGCTGTTCCCGACCATGCCAATCACTTTCTGGACTGGTTACGCACTCGCGTGGATTACAGCGACCTGCCCGATCCGCAACTGCGTGAGACTTATGTCCCCCGACGGATCTATGGCGATTATCTGCGAAGTATCCTCGCGAATTACATGCAGCCGATTGACTCACATCATCCGGCGGAAATCCGCGTCGTCGAAAATGAAGCCGTCGATATAGATTACAGTTTTGACGGGAGTGCAGAAATCACACTCCGTGATGGCTCAACGCTGGAAGCAGATCGCGTGCTGCTGGCGACAGGGAATCAGCCTCCCACTTCACTGGCCGGGGAAGATTTTACGCATCCCGCCTATTGCGCAGACCCCTGGGGGAACTGGATGGAAAAGATTCCGGATCCCGATCAGGACATCATTGTGCTCGGCACCGGATTGTCGATGATCGACGTCTTTCTCACGCTCAGCGAACTGGGCTGGGAAGGGAATATGATCGCAGTGTCGCATAACGGCATGATTCCGCAGGCTCATTTCCGCGGCATTGAATATCCCGACTTCCTGCCAGAAGAGCCGGAGAGCCTGGGCCTCGAAAACCTGGTCCAGTTACTGGAAAAACATTGTCGACAGCTGCAGCGGATTGGTGAGAACCCTGGCATCGTCGTCGATCGACTGCGGCCCCACACGCAGCGGATCTGGCAGCAGTTTGACCTCGAAGAAAAACAGGAATTTCTCAAACGTTACGCTGCCCGCTGGAATGTGATCAGACATCGGATTGCGCAGCCTATTCATCAACGGGTGACGGAAGCGATTACCGAAGGACGCCTCAAAGTGGTACGGGGCAGAATCACGGGAGTCACGTCTCAGAATGATCAGGTCGTGGTGGATGTTCAGAACAAAACCGGTTTAACCCAGTCACTTGAGGGGGGACTGGTCATTAATTGCACCGGACCCAATTGTGGATTTTCCGGCACCAGTGTGCCGCTGTTCCAGAATCTGCTCAAACGGGGACTCATCCGCCCAGACGAACTGGATATGGGCATCGATGTCGGTGCCGATTTCGCGGTGATTGATGCGGAAGGAAATCCCTCTGAGTTCCTGTTCGCTGTTGGACCGTTGATGAAGGGGACTCTCTGGGAGACCACAGCAGTTCCGGAACTGCGTGGTCAGGCGATGCGTGTCGCGCAGTTGCTGTTGGATGATGTCGCTCTGGTCACGCCAGGACACGATTACCGGATGTCCGTCGAGGAGGAACACGTCATCGAATATTACATTTGA
- the yciA gene encoding acyl-CoA thioester hydrolase YciA: protein MEEFCDLPEGKLILRTLAMPADTNANGDIFGGWIMSQMDIAGGILSKEVAGTRTVTIAVESMKFIRPVKVGDVVCCFGQIDRIGTTSITLSLEVWVQPVLRHEASDCPRFKVTEAAFTYVAIDAQGNKTPIVQQDC, encoded by the coding sequence ATGGAAGAGTTCTGTGACCTGCCGGAAGGAAAACTGATACTGCGTACGCTGGCCATGCCGGCGGATACGAATGCCAACGGAGACATCTTCGGAGGCTGGATCATGTCGCAGATGGATATTGCCGGAGGGATTCTCTCAAAAGAGGTAGCCGGCACCCGCACCGTCACGATCGCAGTAGAGTCGATGAAATTCATTCGCCCGGTCAAGGTGGGAGATGTTGTCTGCTGTTTTGGCCAGATTGATCGGATCGGGACAACATCGATTACCCTGTCGCTGGAGGTCTGGGTCCAGCCAGTGTTGCGACACGAAGCGTCCGACTGCCCCCGTTTCAAAGTGACCGAAGCCGCCTTTACCTACGTAGCCATTGATGCTCAGGGAAACAAAACGCCCATTGTTCAGCAGGACTGCTGA
- a CDS encoding alpha-keto acid decarboxylase family protein codes for MTDHCTTTVGSYLADRLEEIGLKHYFAVPGDYNLVLLDRILENKNLEMISCCNELNAGYAADGYARATGGASAVFVTYSVGGLSLLNAVAGAYAEDLPVIAVSGGPNTNSEAEFEMLHHTLGKLDYDYQRDIFSKVTAEAVTIRDPHEAPTKIDHAIQTALRFRKPVYIEIACNIADAITSKPNVRSFGGPTASDPVSLKAAVDHVANLLNNAAKPVLVSGVKLRSFGAEENFHKLADASGYAIASMPNAKGFFDEQHPNYMGIYWGPVGSPGCGEIVDSSDLCLFAGPTFTDYTTTGHAALVDPSKVIQARPNSVVCPNQTFSNVKLSEFLEQLAPRITANDASMVAYKRIQEDPPALSAGAPETPLSTRQLVSRVQQMLTADSAVIAETGDSWFNGMQLNLPTGSRFEIQMQYGSIGWSVGALLGYCIGAPERRPIALIGDGSFQLTAQEISTIIRYNLNPIIFLINNGGYTIEVEIHDGPYNNIKNWNYADLVHVFNAADGNGWSGKAATEGELDEAIKTAKSHNGPAFIEVLIDRDDCSKNLLVWGSHVAKNNGRPPRVN; via the coding sequence ATGACTGACCATTGTACCACCACCGTCGGTTCTTATCTGGCTGACCGTCTCGAAGAAATCGGCTTGAAGCATTACTTCGCCGTCCCGGGAGACTACAACCTGGTTCTGCTGGACCGGATCCTGGAGAATAAGAATCTGGAGATGATCTCCTGCTGTAATGAATTGAATGCCGGCTATGCTGCAGACGGATATGCCCGGGCCACCGGTGGAGCCAGTGCCGTGTTCGTAACTTACAGTGTCGGTGGTCTGAGCCTGCTCAATGCTGTTGCCGGAGCGTATGCGGAAGACCTGCCTGTCATCGCTGTTTCCGGCGGCCCGAATACGAATTCTGAAGCCGAATTCGAAATGTTGCATCACACACTGGGGAAACTGGACTATGATTACCAGCGAGATATCTTTTCCAAAGTGACAGCGGAAGCGGTCACGATCCGCGATCCCCATGAAGCTCCAACGAAAATCGACCATGCGATTCAGACCGCCCTGCGGTTTCGTAAGCCGGTCTACATTGAAATCGCCTGCAACATTGCGGATGCAATCACCTCCAAACCAAATGTTCGCTCCTTTGGAGGTCCCACTGCCAGCGACCCTGTATCGCTCAAAGCAGCCGTCGATCATGTGGCGAATCTGCTCAACAACGCAGCCAAGCCCGTTCTGGTCTCGGGGGTCAAGCTCCGTTCCTTTGGAGCCGAGGAAAATTTTCACAAGCTGGCTGATGCCTCAGGCTACGCGATTGCCAGTATGCCCAATGCCAAGGGCTTTTTTGACGAACAGCATCCGAATTACATGGGCATTTACTGGGGGCCTGTCGGATCGCCTGGCTGTGGCGAAATCGTCGATTCTTCAGATCTCTGCCTGTTCGCCGGCCCGACTTTCACCGATTACACGACAACGGGACACGCCGCACTGGTAGACCCGAGTAAGGTGATTCAGGCTCGCCCCAACAGCGTAGTCTGCCCGAATCAGACTTTTAGTAATGTGAAACTGTCCGAGTTCCTTGAGCAACTGGCTCCCCGCATCACAGCCAACGATGCTTCCATGGTCGCTTATAAACGAATTCAGGAAGATCCGCCTGCACTATCTGCTGGTGCCCCCGAGACGCCTCTCTCGACCCGACAGCTGGTTTCGCGTGTCCAACAGATGCTGACCGCAGATTCAGCCGTCATTGCAGAAACGGGAGATTCCTGGTTCAACGGTATGCAGCTCAATCTGCCGACCGGATCCCGATTTGAAATCCAGATGCAATACGGTTCCATCGGCTGGTCTGTGGGAGCGCTGCTGGGATACTGTATCGGGGCGCCGGAACGACGGCCCATTGCATTGATCGGCGATGGCTCGTTCCAGCTGACCGCACAGGAAATTTCAACCATCATCCGGTACAACCTGAATCCGATCATCTTCCTGATCAATAATGGCGGTTACACCATCGAAGTCGAAATTCACGACGGACCGTATAACAATATCAAGAACTGGAACTACGCTGATCTGGTTCATGTTTTCAATGCTGCGGACGGCAATGGCTGGAGTGGTAAAGCGGCGACCGAAGGTGAACTGGATGAGGCGATCAAAACGGCAAAGTCGCATAATGGTCCTGCTTTTATTGAAGTTCTGATCGATCGCGATGACTGTAGTAAAAATCTGCTGGTCTGGGGCAGTCATGTAGCCAAGAATAATGGTCGTCCTCCACGCGTGAACTGA